Genomic DNA from Telopea speciosissima isolate NSW1024214 ecotype Mountain lineage chromosome 2, Tspe_v1, whole genome shotgun sequence:
gatgatggTAGAATGTTGTGTTAGAGAAATGATCtctaccacacctatattacttcactaacataacatataaaattacatacaactccctagggaggtaaaaggtaaaaaagaataaatacaATGTAAGACAATAACTAAACTAGTTCCCAAAGTACCCTTAATACATAACTCGAACAGTTTTTGTTCCTTGATTATGTGTATCTTAGGTTTCTAATGTGCTGTCTGATGAAAGGATTGAGATTGGAGAATTTGACGAGGGTTCCTAAATCCGAAGATACATCAAACCATGGTACACAATTTTTGCCAAAATTTTGCGAAACcctgaaatatttcggtttcacaAGGGCTCGAAACGAAACCCAATGCGATACCACGGATTGCACATATTTCAATCGAAATTTTGAGGATTTAGTCAAATTTCGGCCAACACATTACTTTGACCATACTTTAAATACCACATTTCAAATGAAATGGGTCAAAATCTGATCAGATGTAATTGTATTAGCAGATAGCTATTGAAGGCGGGAGGGGGTTGCGACAGGGGTGGGGACAGGTATGCAGGGTGGGGCACAAGGGAGAGGGCATTGCAGGGAGGGGGTTGCAAGCAGGGTGGAGGCAGGTTTACAGGGAGCAGGTTGGGGCTGGGAGACTCGGCacgtgcacacacacacagagacattAATGGTACAAAGGGTTTGATTTTACATTCCTACCCTTCTCCATGGCAATTCAATCTATTTAATGATATGATTCCAAATTGGcttgaaaatccattttaacccttcaaatcaatagttttttggaataaaacaaaaggcaaGTAAAAGAAGGTTTCAAATGCCAAATGCACCAATAGAagtgtcattcagacactcccaataaaataaaaaaaaggccaATGCAAAATCTTGAATAGATAAATGGGATATTTGAAGGTAAAACAACAAGGACGAGGagataaagagaaaaaataattgtGAGAGACATGAGGGAGTGTGAGAGGGATACACATGAAAATATTATTCTTAATTGATATGGTATTTCTCTTACATATTAATCTTAGTAACATAAAGAAATTTAGATTAGAAATAGTCACATGGAAATGAATTTATCTtgtttttcatcaaaaaagttCTCAATTGTGAGTTCCCATGCTATTCTTGTtccaattttctctttttttttattatttattaatattgtAATTTCTCATTCATTAATGGATTATAGTTCTGGAAAGGAAGATGTCcaccaagggggggggggaatcaaaCTTTTTTCTTCAATGAAAAAGTTATCCATATAAACTCAAAAAAGAAGAggcaaaaagaggaaaatatctTCTGAAATTCCATGTCATCTGCCTTGAAATAAATATTCAACTTCATCTTCAATTCATCATGCTTGACCTAACActtctcaaatcaaaacctACCAAACAAAGAAACTTCGAAAATCTGAAGCCCAGACACATCCAAGTTAGTTTCATATGTCAGTTGCATTTCTGACATTATCAGATGATTTACGTGAAATATTATATAATGGCATTTGTCCAAACGAATAGTGTTGGCATCTGCTCTCAGCAACATAATGTATGACAAGGCCAACTTTGAGAAAGTGGAATTTCTTTATCATATAGCTCAAACAATAACACATAAGCAAAcgtgtttctctttctctatcatTATGAACAGggtgaaaaagaaacaaatcataGAAAgcaagcgagagagagagagagagagagagagagaaggacagAACACAATCCAAACAAATTAGACTAAAAGTGAAGACAGGTTCATATGGAAAAGACTTGGCCCGACATTGAAAAACAATCAGATGGTCCAGGGCAGGTGAGCCAGCTAGTTTGTTCAATtcgggtttttggccatattttgGGTTGTTATGCGAAAAAGCTCCATTAAGCAATACGGTGGAGATTGAACACCAAGTTCCAGGCCACACAGAGTTTGAATGACCACAAAGGGAATATCAATCCTGATGAAAGTAATGATACTTACCTTGCAAATGGGTCGTACAGGATCTTTAAGGTTTACAAGCAAATTATCGCATTTCAAGTCGAAATGCACAATATTCTTAGAATGCAAATATTCCATTCCAAAAGCCGCATCCATTGCAATAATGAGCCGCTTGCGACGATCAAGATTCCTGGTGTTACATTcaggaaagaaaaaattgagGAAAATGTTTCACAATGTCAGTAGCGTCTTCATGACTTTGGGAGAAGATTTACCTGTCCTTGCGAAGTAAAACATGCCTAAGAGAACCATTGACCATGTACTCTGCCACTGTTGCTAATGTTCCCCCTGGTCCATCTTGAACTACACCATAAAATGCCAGCACGTTCGGGTGGTGAAGCTTCGAGAGAATATCAGCTTCTCGCCAAAACTCCAAAGTCTGGGAGGGTGCATTAGAACTGTTTATTTAGCATGGCATTGCAAAACTATGTGGCCAATTGATATGAGAAGGTCCTTGAAAAAGCAATTTTAATGAACTAATTACTAATTAATACAAGCCAGTGTTTTAAGAACCAGGATCAGATCGGCTGATCCCGATTCTTGACGATCCGGATCAGTCAAATTGTACTGGATCTCTGGGGTTAGGGCATATTTTAGCCGATTCATGACCGATTCTGATCTGATCCAGAACGGAATCAGCTGGGACCGATCCAGATCCTGATTCCGTTCTTTTAAACCCTGATACAAGCTCAGCATCGGTTACACTCAGTTTGTTTCAACATAAAATGGGTGGAAGTAGGAAAGTAACATAAAATAATTAGTTATAGCGATTGTTTAATTGGAAGTAATCATAACGGACACTAGTTCTACAATGGGGTCCACTACTTAATGCataaaggccgtacccagtgcacgaggctccccccactgcagggtctgtggaggatcataatgtacgcagccatacccctgctttcgcagagactgtttccagactcgaacccgtgacctgTTGGCCACTACTTAATGCATAAAAACtataaaataaattataggAAGTAAATATTTCCTTTTCTAAGGATATTTTTCATCAAAATAAATGGAGCGTTAAAGTATTTCATGTGGGAAGTGTTATGGTCTAAATGCAGTATAGTGGTTTCCCACAGAAATAAAAGGAATTGGTTTATAATCACATGATTGTACTTAAACTAGAAATGCTCACCAATCTCTCCTGTTCAGATGATCGACCTGTGAAGCAGCTCTTCTTTATTCGCTTAATTGCAACATCTGTTCCTCTCCATTTCCCATGATAGACAGTCCCAAATGTGCCAGAACCAAGCTCCCTCAGTTCTTCAAGATCTTCATTCTTTATGATCTGTTCACAGACATTCCAAAGAGATAAGCGTACACCTAATTAACAACAGCAGAGATGAGTTCTCAGCATCCAACAATGATATAAAGCATCAGACAAGGAAGCTTTCagaatccctttttttttttccaaaaaaagatTATATATACATCCCCTCAAAGGTTAACAGAATTACACTCACTCTTACATGATTACCACCCCAATCAGTTCTTTCCAGAGAAGAAAAGGAGCAAAAATCTACAAGAAAGATATAATTTTTCCTCCAACCTCCTTGTTCTAGGAAAACATTATGGCAGGGATGGCAGTGAAACGGATTTTTTACAAATTTTGGCTAACCCAAACTCGACTGGTGCAAGAAAGTTTTCAAAATCCTGCAGGTAAGGGACCCAACTAGACCTATAGCAAGATAGTATCGAATTCTaattgaagaaagggaaagaaataaGAGGCTCACTCACTATGAACAAAGTTAGGTTTGACCTCTAAACCACTTGGAAGAGAACAATTCCCTAACCATAAGAACACACTAAACCATTCCATTCAAAATACGCTGACTGCAAGGCTCTACATAGGTAATAACCAAACGCCTACGTACCTACACAAATTTGACATGTTGACTCTTTAAAAGAGAATTCCTAATATGACTCTAGTTAGTAATTACAATTTAGCAACTCCTACAAAATGTCCCTTccttaaacaaataaaaaacacaaatttAAGAAAAAGATTCAAAGTAGAACTTTTGACCTAATTAAACTTTATAAAATAGAAATACTATCATAGATTTCATACACAACGAGTAATTGGTCATAACTCTCCAGATGTAACTTGAAATCACGAAATCTTTCTCTCCTTGTCACTCAATAAGCTTTCATGCTGCAAGCATCATACCTGCAAAGTACTAATATCAAAATTTCCGAAAGAGGAGTCAATCAGAGGTCCACAAATATTTCCCATTGTTAACTTCGCATCCTACAAACATCAAACAATTTAGATTATGGAATTAGAAAATCTAACTGCAGGTAGAGCAGTGCCAAGAACAGTCATTTGGAGGAAGTGAAGGACACAGGAAAATACCTCATAATCTGAATCTGGTGTTCTCAGGTTCTCGGCCTCTCTTAGATAGGACATACCATCAAACTGTACACCTTCACTGCTTTTGACCTGAGTGTGAGCATAATCAGGAAGAGAACTGATGGCATCAGCTCCAACAAGACCAGATGATTCTAACATAAGTTTGTCATCAAAATTGATTTGAGAATCAATAAGGCCTGAGGCAACACCCTCACTCTTTAGAGGCAAAAAGTTATAAGTTCTAGCACCTCCCTCGTCAACTTTTGTAAGAGGGGATGAAAAGCCAAGATGGTCTTGGTCAATAAGAGAAACATCTTTCTTAACAAATTCATCTTGTGCCAATTTTTGAAAGTATGACCAATGTTGAGGTTCATGGTTCTCCATGTTCATGCTCAAACCAGCTCCATCTTTGGGTAATGGATTAATACCAGAGGAACCCTCTGAGAGTCTTGCCTGAGAAAATATATCAGAAAGAAAATCCCGAGGAAACCGATCATTGATATCAATAAGAATATCTCCCCGCTCTGGTCTGGAAACACCAACTGAGGATTCCTCTCGAGAAACAGGTCTAGCTGAGTTACCTGTCCATGGATAAGGATACATGTTCCCCGTTGGATGGTTACTATTGGTAGCCTTAGGAGCTACCTCTCCCAAATGACTGGACAGAGATTCTTGATGCTTCAGAGAAGTATCCTGCCTTGTAGATGGAAATTCTGATCCTACTATTTCACTAGCAGACGGTTCTTTTTGGGGTCTGCACTTATCAGTCTCACGGTTGAATGCATCCTCATTCTTAGTATCTTTATCATCAACAGGGCTGAGTAATGCAAGGTTTGATTCAGATTTATGAAGCTTGGAGTCCAACCCCTCTTCAGAAAAGTTGGGTTTCATTTGACTGATCGCATTAGCTAACTCTTTATACTTCGCAAATTGCACCAGCCCATCTTCAATTGTTGGAGGATTTGAATAGAGGGGTTTTGCTGAAGGTATTCTCTGCTCTGTCTGGGAAGTCACATTTCCTCCTCCCTGTAATTTATCACTGCCTTCTGTAACTGAATCATGCTGTGCCAAATCAGAACATGCATGAGACATCAAAAACTGAGAACCAAAGGAATCACCAGACTTTGACAACCGGTTAAGTAACTCCGCCTGCTCCCTCATAGGAAACCTCTCAGAACGAAAGATCCTCTCATTCCTCTCAGGAAGCAGAGGTGGCTCGAGATAGCCAAACTCAGGTTGATTACCCTCAGATTCAGTATATCCAGCAGTAAATGCTCCACCAGATGTGTGGTAATGGTCATCTTCGTTAGACTTAAGAGTGTGTGCAGCATTCCCAGAGTCAGGGAGCACTGGGCTCTGTACAGGATCCTTCAGCTTTGCATTATTTTTCAAAGACAACGATGTCGGTACCTTCTCTGGCACTGAAGTAGCAATTGATGGTTCTTCAGCCTGAATAAATCTCGGAACAGAAGCATCACATGGCTCTGAAGAAACAACAGATTCGTTTTCTAAAGATTGAATTTGTTCAGATTCCCTTTTCTGCTGAACTGAACCATCAACTTTCGTCTTAGCATCCTTTATTGACACTTCTGGATCCTGTCCCATGAAACCACCATATGGCTTCCCTCCAGTCAAGCCTCCTTGCTGTGTCAGAAGCCCATGGATAGGCATAGGAACTGAGCTTTCcacaaacggcacatgattagTAGGATGGGGATAGAAACCATATTGCATTGGCACAGACAAGGGATCGGCACTCCTACCATCCACATCATGAAAGCTATGTGGTGGGTGGGCAGCAAAGGATGGGTATTGCTCAGCTTCTCTATGAGGCATTATCTGAACCTCATACGACCGCACACAGGTGTCATAAGTACTAGATGAACTTGATGGGATCGGCTGACACAACTGAGTAACAGGACGGGCAAGCATATCCGCCAAAGTAGCAATGCTAGCCCCAGATGACTGTGCTGCAACCCTACTAGTCTCCTCTTTAAAATCAAGATTTAGTAACTCATCCATGTTATTTGTTGAAGTGCTTGCTACAACATCCCCACCTGAGTTCCTTTTCAGGCCTGCATCCATGCCATTTACAGCAACTACATATTGAATTTCAGGATCCCCGTCAATGCTACCTAGACTAGAATGAGGGTCATCAAAATCAGTTGCAGAAAACAAAAACATCCTAAGTTTCTGTGATCCTTCTCCATCAGCTATTACATTACATTCCTCGATCATATTCTGCAGGTCCTCATCACAAGAGACAGAGACCAAAGCATCGAGATCCTCCCCAGGAAGCTGATACTTGATTGTATGAGGTTGGTTGTATATTGACAACGTTTTCTTCATAAGCTCCTGCCAAGAAATATCCTTGCTTATCCGAACAATACGTGTTTCACCTCCAACATACCTGAGCTTTCCATCACTAGGCCGAGGTAAGATTTTACCACCAAAACTGCAGAGAAACTTCATCTTTGTTGATGAGCTATCAGAGGCTCCTGAAGAAGCATAACCATGAACCCCTCGACTACTACCATTTCCCGATGTGGTACGTGGTACTGATCGCACAGAATTATAATAACCTTTGCTTTTTTGTGATGAGTCCTTCCTCTCAAATTCCTTAACTCGACCTTTATCTACAGTACTAAGCATTGATATATCTGACCCACTTTCAGATCCTGTATGACTAATGCCCAGAATGCCTTTCAGATCCATATAAGCAGTTGCACTGTTCAAATCACCAGCAGTATTTGGAACTAAGTGCCTTCGAGGATTGACTCGTTCTCGCATAAATTCGAGCGCAAATTCCTCACCTGTTTGAATAGAGTAATTCAGTACAGGTCTGGCTCCCCCTGACATAGTGAATTCTGGAGGTATCATGTGAGTATTAATGGAGCTTGATGGATCCTGCACACGCATTTGATTTGCTGTGCCAACCTCCTCATTCCTAGATTCAGTGGAATTGTAATGTAACTGATTATAACTTTTGGATTGCTCCATCATAACTTTGTCGGGCTTTCTATCCATTTAGCTTAATTCCAAAGGGAACAAACAAGAGCTGTGAAACAAGCAAAAGATCACATGAATACCATATTTGGAATTGGACAGCCCTGTCCAACATGTATCTAATCATAGTATTGCTTGCAAATGTCATTGCCAACCATCTAGATCGCACAGAGAAGTCAAATTTCTCAAAAGTTTCTCAAAGAGGGATTTTGAAGCATATTTCCTGCTTCAGCATCCCCAAGTGAGAAATATGCTAACACAAAAAATGTTGGACACACAGGACTGCAAGAGTAATCGCAATTTCCCCCCAAACGGCAAGCCTCCAAAGCTTATTACACtggaggagaaaaaggaaagaaatagccat
This window encodes:
- the LOC122653178 gene encoding uncharacterized protein LOC122653178; amino-acid sequence: MDRKPDKVMMEQSKSYNQLHYNSTESRNEEVGTANQMRVQDPSSSINTHMIPPEFTMSGGARPVLNYSIQTGEEFALEFMRERVNPRRHLVPNTAGDLNSATAYMDLKGILGISHTGSESGSDISMLSTVDKGRVKEFERKDSSQKSKGYYNSVRSVPRTTSGNGSSRGVHGYASSGASDSSSTKMKFLCSFGGKILPRPSDGKLRYVGGETRIVRISKDISWQELMKKTLSIYNQPHTIKYQLPGEDLDALVSVSCDEDLQNMIEECNVIADGEGSQKLRMFLFSATDFDDPHSSLGSIDGDPEIQYVVAVNGMDAGLKRNSGGDVVASTSTNNMDELLNLDFKEETSRVAAQSSGASIATLADMLARPVTQLCQPIPSSSSSTYDTCVRSYEVQIMPHREAEQYPSFAAHPPHSFHDVDGRSADPLSVPMQYGFYPHPTNHVPFVESSVPMPIHGLLTQQGGLTGGKPYGGFMGQDPEVSIKDAKTKVDGSVQQKRESEQIQSLENESVVSSEPCDASVPRFIQAEEPSIATSVPEKVPTSLSLKNNAKLKDPVQSPVLPDSGNAAHTLKSNEDDHYHTSGGAFTAGYTESEGNQPEFGYLEPPLLPERNERIFRSERFPMREQAELLNRLSKSGDSFGSQFLMSHACSDLAQHDSVTEGSDKLQGGGNVTSQTEQRIPSAKPLYSNPPTIEDGLVQFAKYKELANAISQMKPNFSEEGLDSKLHKSESNLALLSPVDDKDTKNEDAFNRETDKCRPQKEPSASEIVGSEFPSTRQDTSLKHQESLSSHLGEVAPKATNSNHPTGNMYPYPWTGNSARPVSREESSVGVSRPERGDILIDINDRFPRDFLSDIFSQARLSEGSSGINPLPKDGAGLSMNMENHEPQHWSYFQKLAQDEFVKKDVSLIDQDHLGFSSPLTKVDEGGARTYNFLPLKSEGVASGLIDSQINFDDKLMLESSGLVGADAISSLPDYAHTQVKSSEGVQFDGMSYLREAENLRTPDSDYEDAKLTMGNICGPLIDSSFGNFDISTLQIIKNEDLEELRELGSGTFGTVYHGKWRGTDVAIKRIKKSCFTGRSSEQERLTLEFWREADILSKLHHPNVLAFYGVVQDGPGGTLATVAEYMVNGSLRHVLLRKDRNLDRRKRLIIAMDAAFGMEYLHSKNIVHFDLKCDNLLVNLKDPVRPICKVGDFGLSKIKRNTLVSGGVRGTLPWMAPELLNGGSSKVSEKVDVFSFGIVLWEILTGEEPYANMHYGAIIGGIVNNTLRPPVPSYCDSDWRRLMEQCWAPDPVTRPSFTEIASRLRVMSAASQSKPPGYQAQTQAAK